A genomic stretch from Vibrio cortegadensis includes:
- a CDS encoding GNAT family N-acetyltransferase has product MNSQQSFLIDLVDIAKKNNHRYGVLLDGDARWQDMLLSSHLGDTLQSTQLNEPTFFQLGGTKRTNCESVSFKQGKRFLGRECQRLICDFRGGFDANSFSSALGSLVGGGLLFILIAENEEQSIAQHWLKGCLSQLYLIDSEGGLPALPSVIVDDALGDTPFSIPTPFRQQTEAIDMIKNVVFGHRKRPLVLTADRGRGKSSALGIAASQLMSERPLKIMVTAPNSQAVVPIFEHAFKGLPSSTFITKHHLQTSSSSLEFIAPDELLNRINECDVLFVDEAAAIPLPMLKRYVQRHHRIVFSTTVHGYEGSGRGFGLKFQAWLNEVRPGWKPFYLEQPIRWNVGDPLEKWLFDSFLLNVELEPIDVERSKRWIEEQSLEKMSWLHLDKAKLVGAKLVEAALSRHAVPEVDILNEQCHGINNPLRACFALLVNAHYQTTPNDLIQLLADDSIHLFGLFSGTDCIGCLLVVEEGNLSDDLIDDIQRGKRRPRGHLVPTTLANHLGATVAAKQKCLRVMRIAVHPELQGYGLGSFMLNKLEASTLDFDYLATSFGATQQLVSFWNQAGYEALHIGHQRDQASGCHSLLMVKSFGAATEVWYEKSHQRFIQNLSYLVSDSLSAMEVDLVLTLLPSLSIDSISFDEIHLLDCYISGGGSFDGIAVIASKFIIEMSLSHKDEISDLLILKVIQKRSWVQCCDMLDLSGRKQAERYVRDHLQLLLNLHCK; this is encoded by the coding sequence ATGAATTCACAACAATCCTTTCTAATTGATCTTGTCGATATCGCGAAGAAAAACAATCACCGCTATGGTGTTTTGTTAGATGGCGACGCCCGATGGCAAGATATGCTTCTTTCATCCCACTTGGGGGATACTTTACAATCCACTCAGTTAAACGAACCTACATTTTTTCAGCTCGGTGGAACAAAGAGAACAAATTGCGAATCTGTTAGTTTTAAACAAGGTAAACGCTTTTTAGGGAGAGAGTGTCAGCGGTTGATCTGCGACTTTCGCGGTGGGTTTGATGCCAATAGTTTTAGCTCTGCGCTTGGTTCGTTAGTTGGGGGAGGGCTGTTATTCATCTTAATCGCAGAAAATGAAGAACAGTCTATCGCGCAGCATTGGTTGAAGGGTTGTTTGTCTCAACTCTATTTGATTGATTCAGAAGGGGGCTTGCCAGCTCTTCCTTCTGTCATTGTTGATGATGCCCTAGGTGATACTCCTTTTTCTATTCCTACGCCCTTTCGCCAGCAAACGGAAGCGATCGACATGATAAAAAATGTCGTGTTCGGACATCGTAAGCGGCCACTCGTATTAACAGCAGATAGAGGCCGTGGTAAGAGTAGTGCACTTGGTATCGCTGCATCTCAGTTGATGAGTGAACGCCCTCTTAAGATTATGGTCACGGCTCCTAATTCTCAAGCTGTTGTTCCTATTTTTGAGCATGCTTTTAAGGGCTTACCAAGCTCCACTTTTATCACAAAGCATCATTTGCAGACCTCATCGTCATCACTTGAATTTATTGCGCCCGATGAGCTTCTAAACCGAATTAACGAATGTGATGTATTGTTTGTTGACGAAGCCGCGGCCATTCCATTACCCATGCTCAAAAGATATGTTCAGCGTCATCACCGAATCGTTTTTTCTACCACAGTTCATGGATACGAAGGGAGTGGGCGAGGCTTTGGACTAAAGTTTCAAGCGTGGCTTAATGAGGTAAGACCGGGTTGGAAGCCATTTTATTTAGAGCAGCCTATTCGTTGGAATGTTGGTGACCCTTTAGAAAAGTGGCTCTTTGATAGTTTTCTTCTCAATGTCGAACTTGAGCCGATAGATGTTGAGCGCTCTAAGCGTTGGATTGAAGAACAGAGCTTAGAGAAGATGAGTTGGCTACATTTGGATAAAGCTAAGTTAGTTGGGGCTAAGTTAGTTGAAGCTGCGCTTAGCCGTCATGCTGTTCCTGAAGTTGATATACTGAATGAACAGTGTCATGGAATCAATAATCCTCTACGGGCGTGTTTTGCATTGTTGGTTAATGCCCACTATCAAACAACACCAAATGATTTGATCCAACTTCTAGCCGATGACTCAATTCATCTATTTGGACTTTTTTCTGGCACAGATTGTATTGGCTGCCTTCTTGTTGTTGAAGAGGGAAATCTCTCTGATGATTTAATCGATGATATTCAACGCGGCAAACGACGACCTAGAGGACACTTAGTCCCAACGACTCTTGCTAACCATCTTGGAGCCACTGTTGCGGCGAAGCAGAAGTGTTTGCGTGTCATGCGTATTGCGGTTCATCCTGAGTTGCAAGGATACGGATTGGGTTCTTTCATGCTTAATAAACTCGAAGCTTCAACTCTTGATTTTGATTATCTTGCGACGAGTTTCGGGGCGACTCAGCAACTTGTCTCATTCTGGAATCAGGCTGGATACGAAGCTTTACATATTGGTCATCAACGCGATCAAGCAAGTGGTTGCCACTCTTTACTCATGGTTAAGTCGTTTGGTGCAGCCACTGAGGTTTGGTACGAAAAATCACATCAACGGTTTATTCAGAATCTGAGTTATCTTGTTTCCGATTCATTATCTGCAATGGAAGTGGATTTGGTTCTCACTCTCCTACCATCCCTTTCTATTGATTCAATTTCATTTGATGAGATTCATCTTCTTGATTGCTATATTTCAGGCGGTGGTAGTTTTGATGGGATAGCAGTTATCGCGTCTAAGTTCATTATAGAGATGTCGCTGAGTCACAAAGATGAAATCAGTGATTTGCTCATACTGAAAGTGATCCAAAAACGTAGCTGGGTTCAGTGTTGTGATATGTTGGATCTGTCAGGCAGGAAACAGGCTGAGCGTTATGTTCGAGATCATCTCCAGTTATTGCTCAATTTACACTGTAAATAA
- a CDS encoding DUF342 domain-containing protein: MSEDDKQVIAKLPSTVVVESNFDQTGLDEALDALDAQDLCLLESEVTRFINCAKDGKGDAYEGFVIAESRNATSVVEVTDNDMLATMVITGAYRGRGLRGNEIVHALATAHVTKGINKLALKKVMAVSASLAGGEVFNQPVAQGKMPIQGTDSQFIPLVDDVTKQVLKPQGDKTSTGKLDMRNLGETITVAENEQVMKRIPSTKGEAGFTVQGKIIPPQPGNDVALQPGKGTHISPDNPNLLLASFAGMPLIKPKTIDVDNAMCVKNVSVATGHIKFKGSVVIAGDVEPGMIVKATGSITIGGFIESADVRAQGDIQVGKGIIGHTVSDGEEKTCHVRSSGSITANYAQFSDLQAGQDIRLSVHSMNNEIRCGHDLIVEDGNQKQGTLNGGCAKVGRKIQCVHLGVEGDNATKVIPFARYDMYKEKIAKYKEQYKIAQAATMDVIRKEMEFKKKPKAERSDEEAHIIEQMKAQNSVTLEKVKKHLEGLELEFDGLLETATVDVIDKVYTRVSVHYGDEFITTKRVHGPSVFSFNHYEISCESKLAEGSDAESDGDISM; the protein is encoded by the coding sequence ATGTCTGAAGACGATAAGCAGGTCATTGCGAAACTGCCATCGACGGTTGTCGTTGAAAGCAATTTCGATCAGACAGGGTTAGATGAAGCGCTTGATGCTTTAGATGCCCAAGACTTATGCTTATTAGAATCAGAGGTAACTCGTTTCATTAATTGCGCAAAAGATGGTAAAGGTGATGCTTATGAAGGTTTCGTCATTGCTGAGTCTCGTAATGCGACATCGGTTGTTGAAGTCACTGATAACGACATGCTTGCCACCATGGTGATTACAGGTGCTTATCGTGGGCGAGGCTTACGTGGTAACGAAATTGTTCATGCGCTCGCAACTGCTCATGTAACGAAAGGCATAAATAAGTTAGCCCTAAAAAAAGTCATGGCCGTAAGCGCAAGTTTAGCTGGAGGTGAGGTTTTCAATCAACCCGTTGCTCAGGGGAAAATGCCGATTCAAGGGACTGACAGCCAGTTTATCCCTTTGGTGGATGATGTTACTAAACAAGTTCTTAAGCCTCAGGGCGATAAAACTAGCACTGGTAAGTTGGATATGCGTAATCTAGGTGAGACGATTACGGTCGCTGAAAACGAACAAGTAATGAAAAGAATCCCGTCAACAAAAGGTGAGGCTGGATTTACTGTTCAAGGCAAAATTATCCCGCCTCAGCCAGGAAATGATGTCGCACTCCAGCCTGGCAAGGGGACTCATATCTCCCCAGATAACCCCAATTTATTACTCGCAAGTTTTGCTGGTATGCCGCTAATCAAGCCTAAAACCATTGATGTAGATAACGCCATGTGTGTGAAAAATGTAAGCGTGGCTACGGGGCATATAAAATTTAAAGGTAGCGTCGTTATTGCGGGAGATGTCGAACCGGGGATGATTGTCAAAGCGACGGGTTCAATCACTATTGGTGGTTTTATTGAGTCGGCCGATGTTCGTGCTCAAGGCGACATACAAGTAGGAAAAGGGATCATTGGTCACACCGTAAGTGATGGTGAGGAAAAAACCTGTCACGTGAGATCTAGCGGCTCAATAACGGCTAACTACGCTCAATTTTCAGATTTGCAAGCGGGACAAGATATAAGACTCAGTGTGCACAGCATGAATAATGAAATTCGCTGTGGTCATGATTTAATTGTTGAAGACGGCAATCAAAAGCAAGGCACCTTAAACGGCGGTTGCGCTAAAGTAGGACGCAAAATTCAATGTGTGCATTTAGGTGTTGAAGGTGACAATGCAACAAAAGTTATCCCTTTTGCTCGATACGACATGTATAAAGAGAAAATAGCTAAGTACAAAGAGCAGTATAAAATCGCGCAAGCTGCAACAATGGATGTTATTCGTAAAGAGATGGAGTTTAAGAAAAAACCAAAAGCAGAGCGGAGTGATGAAGAGGCGCACATTATTGAACAGATGAAAGCTCAAAATAGTGTGACTTTGGAAAAAGTGAAAAAACACCTTGAAGGACTTGAGTTAGAATTTGATGGCTTACTGGAAACAGCGACGGTAGATGTGATTGATAAGGTGTACACCCGAGTGAGTGTTCATTATGGCGATGAGTTTATTACGACGAAACGAGTACATGGGCCGAGTGTTTTTTCATTTAATCATTACGAGATATCTTGTGAGTCCAAGTTGGCAGAGGGAAGTGACGCTGAGTCAGATGGTGATATTTCGATGTAA
- a CDS encoding YtfJ family protein, with the protein MSNIVVGQQFPEFEITKGGLTTASGAFEVWGTDELIGKATLVIANAGHASANDMHHHITSKIFDARSIRLCRIINAKDAPMGAGLFIKNEFKKGAKNDSENLYVMDSKGLIATELDMEKKSAVVSIIDAEGKVLFAHEGMLNPEHETEMLNIIETLN; encoded by the coding sequence ATGTCGAATATCGTAGTCGGTCAGCAATTTCCAGAGTTTGAAATCACGAAAGGTGGTCTAACAACAGCAAGTGGCGCTTTTGAAGTCTGGGGAACGGATGAGCTTATAGGCAAAGCAACACTAGTGATTGCAAATGCGGGTCACGCTTCAGCAAACGACATGCACCACCACATTACGTCTAAAATTTTCGATGCGCGCTCAATCCGTTTATGTCGAATTATTAATGCTAAAGATGCACCTATGGGTGCCGGTTTATTCATTAAAAATGAATTTAAGAAAGGCGCTAAAAACGATTCTGAAAACTTATACGTAATGGATTCAAAAGGTCTTATTGCAACTGAACTGGATATGGAAAAGAAAAGTGCAGTTGTCTCAATTATAGATGCCGAAGGTAAAGTTTTGTTTGCTCATGAAGGTATGCTTAACCCTGAACATGAAACGGAAATGCTAAATATTATTGAAACATTAAATTAA
- a CDS encoding sulfatase-like hydrolase/transferase: protein MKKNTLVCLIGAALSSTAFAGTSASALPEAMGANRAPSNQPNVIVVLLDDAGYADISANGGTFPTPNIDKLAADGQNFSSFYMSAPVSSPARASLLTGRVGVRTGMYGKQMAVFEETDKDGLPKTEVTMAEMLRDEGYKTFMLGKWHLGWGKDGIEHVPTRHGFQEWYGIPFSTDMNNTNPEFRLKPIKKSITSPAVFKDPAFMAKWIERDNQLASFKDGRSKNEYFQVPLYHSFSSENGTKFEDNLIGTVNQTTFLRDITSRTVEYINNNKDEPFFIYFNPPESHVPLFNSPEFIGKTETPYGDVMVEQDYSIGRIMRALKLNSIDDNTIVVFTSDNGPWLGYADRGAAGSAKPFKDGKSSPYEGGARVPGIITWSGQIPAGANDSMFSALDLMPTIASMTGAKLPNVEIDGIDQSGLLLRGEDAPRDFVPVFMRGQLVGFRKGDYKLTYTGVSLISDGVKKKPKMYNLAKDIGEKRNIAKKEKAKYADMIKMADEYVTSLGKPAEPLFDFDD, encoded by the coding sequence ATGAAAAAAAACACCTTAGTTTGCCTTATTGGCGCCGCTCTATCCTCTACTGCATTTGCCGGTACAAGTGCCTCAGCTTTACCGGAAGCAATGGGTGCAAATCGAGCTCCTTCAAACCAACCTAACGTTATCGTCGTTCTTCTTGATGACGCAGGCTACGCAGATATCAGCGCTAATGGCGGCACATTCCCTACTCCGAACATCGATAAACTAGCAGCGGATGGTCAAAACTTTTCTAGTTTTTACATGTCAGCACCAGTTAGCTCACCAGCTCGCGCGTCTCTTTTAACGGGTCGTGTAGGTGTAAGAACCGGTATGTATGGAAAACAAATGGCCGTATTTGAAGAGACTGACAAAGATGGTCTACCTAAAACAGAAGTAACAATGGCTGAAATGCTACGTGATGAGGGGTACAAAACTTTCATGTTAGGTAAGTGGCATTTAGGCTGGGGCAAGGATGGAATTGAGCATGTCCCTACACGTCACGGCTTCCAAGAGTGGTATGGTATCCCATTCTCAACAGATATGAACAACACGAACCCTGAATTCCGTCTTAAACCGATTAAGAAAAGTATAACGAGTCCCGCAGTATTCAAAGACCCTGCATTTATGGCTAAATGGATAGAGAGAGATAACCAACTAGCTAGCTTCAAAGACGGTCGCTCTAAGAACGAGTACTTCCAAGTTCCTCTATATCACTCATTTTCATCAGAGAACGGTACTAAGTTCGAAGACAACCTGATTGGGACAGTTAACCAAACTACCTTCTTGCGTGATATTACCTCTCGTACAGTTGAATATATCAATAATAATAAAGACGAACCTTTCTTCATCTACTTCAATCCACCAGAAAGCCACGTTCCCTTATTCAATTCTCCTGAGTTCATAGGTAAAACAGAAACACCTTACGGTGATGTAATGGTTGAACAAGATTACTCCATTGGTCGCATCATGCGAGCTCTAAAGCTTAACAGCATAGATGACAATACCATCGTAGTATTCACATCAGATAATGGACCTTGGCTTGGATATGCTGATCGCGGCGCGGCTGGCTCAGCCAAACCGTTCAAAGATGGCAAATCCTCTCCATATGAAGGTGGCGCTCGCGTACCGGGTATCATCACATGGTCTGGTCAAATCCCTGCCGGAGCAAATGATTCTATGTTCTCGGCTCTAGACTTAATGCCGACCATTGCTTCAATGACCGGAGCTAAGCTTCCTAACGTAGAAATTGACGGTATCGATCAGTCAGGCCTGCTGCTTCGCGGTGAAGATGCACCTCGCGACTTCGTCCCTGTATTTATGCGTGGTCAACTAGTGGGCTTTCGCAAGGGTGACTACAAGTTGACTTACACAGGTGTATCTCTTATCAGCGATGGCGTGAAGAAAAAACCTAAGATGTACAACCTTGCTAAAGATATTGGCGAAAAAAGAAATATTGCAAAAAAAGAGAAAGCTAAATATGCCGACATGATTAAGATGGCTGACGAATATGTAACTTCTCTTGGTAAGCCTGCTGAGCCTCTGTTTGATTTCGACGACTAA